CGATGCGTATGAAAAAATTGTCTTACATCAACCGGATATCGTAATCAGTGATATAAAGATGCCAGGAATGGATGGTATTGCCTTAGCTAAAAAAGTGTATGAAGAGTTTCCTGCTACAAGCTTTATTCTCTTGTCAGGCTTTGGAGAATTTGAATATGCAAGACAGGCAATGCAATATGGTGTCAAAAACTACTTGCTCAAACCTTGCAATGAAGAGAAAATCACTGCTGCCTTGCAAGACATCATTAAGGAATTGGAGGCAAAAAAACAGCAGAATAAAAAATTCCTCCTTCTCGAAGAGAATTTAGAGAAAATTCAGCCATATATGAAGGCACAGCTGTTAACAGAGCTTTTTGCAGGCAAAGAGATTAATCGTGATTTTACGCGGTATGAACACTTATTTGACATAAAAGACAGACATAAGCAAGTCATGCTTGCTCTTTTGGAAGTGGAGGGCGAGGATTCTAATGAATATTTAACCTACCTTGCAGAAATGGCTGCAGAGCTTGTGCCTGAACTTGTGCTGTCAACAGTTATCGGGAAACAGGCCATCATTGTAGTGGAATCAAGGCAGGATGTTATACATCTTGTGACAGACATACAGTCCCAGTTTTCTTCGAAATACAATGTGCAAACAACTGCTGCATTAAGCGAATCTGGCGCTCTCAAAGAAATAAAGAAACTGTATAAGCAAACTTGTGAATTTATCGGACATAAATTCTATATCGGCACAGGCAAGCTGATTACAGCTGCCAATATTACACCTGTTAGAAATCAAACATGTAGCGAACCGTTTTCCTTGGATGAGCAGGAAATAACTTTAAGAATCAAGTCTGGAAACAAAGAGGAGGCACTAGGTGTGCTTGACAGTCTGTTTGCCACTATGGCGAATCAACGGCTTGGCATCCACCGGACAAAATCTCATTGTATTCAGCTTTATAAGGAAATAATTAAAGCCGATAAAGACGAAGAGCTAGACTTGCATACTGGTACAACAGAATTGCTGGCAATGGAGACTGTTCAGCAGATGAAGGATTATCTGAAGGATTGTGCAGCACAGCTGTCGGAAATATATAGTGCGCGGCTTGTGACAAAGCAATCATCTGTAATCAGCAAGGTGATTGATATAATTGAAACCCATTTTTCCAATCCAGATCTATCCTTAAAGCTGGTCGCAAATGAGATGCTGTATATGAACCCTGACTATC
This DNA window, taken from Niallia sp. Man26, encodes the following:
- a CDS encoding response regulator; the encoded protein is MTYKVLLADDERIIVEGISSVINWSMLHTELVATARNGVDAYEKIVLHQPDIVISDIKMPGMDGIALAKKVYEEFPATSFILLSGFGEFEYARQAMQYGVKNYLLKPCNEEKITAALQDIIKELEAKKQQNKKFLLLEENLEKIQPYMKAQLLTELFAGKEINRDFTRYEHLFDIKDRHKQVMLALLEVEGEDSNEYLTYLAEMAAELVPELVLSTVIGKQAIIVVESRQDVIHLVTDIQSQFSSKYNVQTTAALSESGALKEIKKLYKQTCEFIGHKFYIGTGKLITAANITPVRNQTCSEPFSLDEQEITLRIKSGNKEEALGVLDSLFATMANQRLGIHRTKSHCIQLYKEIIKADKDEELDLHTGTTELLAMETVQQMKDYLKDCAAQLSEIYSARLVTKQSSVISKVIDIIETHFSNPDLSLKLVANEMLYMNPDYLGKLFKQETGERFSAYLTKWRIEKAIAYITENDDVKMVTLADMIGFGDNPQYFSQVFKKYTGYTPSDYRKAQNLV